One window of the Brassica napus cultivar Da-Ae unplaced genomic scaffold, Da-Ae ScsIHWf_440;HRSCAF=671, whole genome shotgun sequence genome contains the following:
- the LOC106429983 gene encoding uncharacterized protein LOC106429983 — MEDVLSRAWAKVKCEENVASCAKAQQKQDPRTIRSDQTERDEKPSRRLARDYGNRNRGRYQNWPIEKADGMAVSTWPDISHLSFSRPELISVLRQMGQQVKWPQKMKAPDSFRNPCFWCDFYRDHGHKMEDCIALKIKVNEFLKKGHLREFLSEKAKSHLSKETIGKPTEAAPVSPPRQDRVIHVISGGSEISGISHAAAKKSTWNAKPGLEAAKQKHILLGTDEISFTAKEHKKVLTPHHDA; from the coding sequence ATGGAAGACGTCCTATCTCGAGCCTGGGCAAAGGTAAAATGCGAGGAAAATGTTGCCAGCTGCGCTAAGGCACAACAAAAGCAAGATCCCAGGACAATCAGATCAGACCAAACCGAGCGAGACGAGAAACCCTCTCGAAGACTAGCCAGGGATTACGGAAATCGAAACCGGGGCAGATACCAGAACTGGCCGATCGAGAAGGCGGATGGGATGGCAGTGTCCACGTGGCCAGACATCTCTCACCTCTCCTTCTCAAGGCCGGAGCTGATCAGTGTTCTGAGGCAGATGGGCCAGCAGGTCAAGTGGCCTCAGAAGATGAAAGCACCTGACTCTTTCCGGAACCCTTGTTTCTGGTGCGACTTCTACCGAGACCACGGTCACAAAATGGAGGACTGCATCGCACTGAAGATCAAGGTCAACGAGTTTCTTAAGAAAGGACACCTCAGGGAGTTCCTTTCCGAGAAGGCCAAGAGCCATCTAAGCAAAGAGACAATAGGAAAGCCCACTGAAGCTGCTCCCGTCTCGCCACCTCGACAAGACCGAGTGATTCATGTCATATCGGGTGGTTCGGAGATCAGCGGCATAAGCCACGCAGCCGCGAAGAAAAGCACCTGGAACGCCAAGCCCGGCCTAGAGGCAGCCAAGCAAAAACACATACTCCTAGGTACGGACGAAATAAGTTTCACGGCCAAGGAGCATAAGAAAGTTCTCACCCCACATCACGACGCCTAA